The nucleotide sequence CGGTCGACTTCCGCGCTGCGGCGGCGCGCCTGGCACGGGTGGACGCGGGCGACGTGTCCGGCGGCCTCGACGCGGAGAAGGCCCTCGTCACGTCACGGGTGCTGCGGTGGCGCCGCCGCGCCCCCGAGGCGTTCGGCCCCGGCGACGCGGGCCGGTACGCGGCGGTCCACGCCCACGGCGACGCGGCCGGCCACGTGCTGGGCCTGCGGCGCGGCCCGGCGGTGGCCCTCGCGACCCGGCTGCCGGTGGGACTCGCGGCCCGCGGCGGCTGGGGCGACACCCGCCTGGACCTGCGCAAAGGCACGTGGACGGACGTACTGACCGGCCGCCGCATCGCCCACGACGCCCCCTTGGCCGAGGTGTTCACCCACCTGCCGGTGGCACTCCTGGACGCCGAAACCCCGTGACCGCGACAGCACACGGACCACCGACCGCCCCGGCGAACCGACCCCGACAAGCGCAGGCACGGGAGGCGGGGATGTGGCGCGGAGGTGGCGGGGAGGTGGGGTGGGGGCGGGGGTGGGGGGAAAGGAAGAAGACGATCGGACCGCACCACCGACCACCGTTCGCCCCACAAACCTCGGGAGCGCCATCCGTGACCCGTCTCGCCGTCTGGGCCCCCGACGCGTCCGCCGTCGAACTGGTCACCCGCACACCCACGACCGCCGCCGCGCGCCGCGCGATGCACCAGGGCGACGGCCCCGGCTGGTGGCACCTCACCGTCCCGTCGCTCGCGCACGGCGACGACTACGCGTTCTCCCTCGACGGCGGCCCGCCGCTCCCCGACCCGCGCGCGGTGTGGCAGCCCGGCGGGCCCGAGGAGCCGTCGCGCGTCTACGACCACGGCCGTTTCGCGTGGACGGACACCTCCTGGCGTGGCCGCGCGCTGCCCGGCGGCGTCGTCTACGAGCTGCACGTCGGCACGTTCACCGACGCGGGCACCTTCGACGCCGCGATCGAACGGCTCGACCACCTGGTCCGCCTCGGTGTGACGCACGTGGAGCTGATGCCCGTCGCGGCGTTCCCCGGCCGCCACGGCTGGGGCTACGACGGCGTGTGTTTGTGGGCGGTGCACGAGCCCTACGGCGGGCCCGACGGCCTCAAGCGCTTCGTCGACGCCGCGCACGCCCGGGGCCTGGCGGTGGTCCTGGACGTCGTGCACAACCACCTCGGCCCATCGGGCAACCAACTCCCGCGCTACGGCCCGTACTTCACCGACCGCTACCACACGCCGTGGGGCAGCGCGGTCAACCTGGACGGCCCCGGTTCCGACGAGGTGCGCGCGTTCCTGCGCGGCAGCGCGCTGGCGTGGCTGCGCGACTTCCACATCGACGGCCTGCGCCTGGACGCCGTGCACGAGCTGGCGGACCGCCGGGCGGTGCCGTTCCTGGAGGAACTGTCGGACGCCGTCGACCGGTTGGGTACGGCGCTCGGCAAACCGCTGTTCCTGATCGCCGAGTCCGACCTCAACGACCCGCGCGTCGTCACCCCGCGCGAGAGCGGCGGTCTCGGGATCCACGCGCAGTGGAGCGACGACTTCCACCACGCGCTGCATGCCCTGCTGACCGGCGAACGCCAGGGCTACTACACGGACTTCGGGTCGATGGCCACGCTGGCGAAGACGTACCGCGCCGCGTGGCTGCACGACGGCACGTGGTCGACGTTCCGGGGCCGCCACCACGGCCGCCCGCTCGACCCGTCCCGCACGCCGGGCCACCGCTTCCTCGGCTACCTGCAGAACCACGACCAGGTCGGCAACCGCGCGACAGGCGACCGCATTTCCGCGCTCCTGTCCCCCGACCTGCTCGCCGCCGCAGCCGCCCTCGTCCTCACCGCGCCGTTCACCCCGATGCTGTTCATGGGCGAGGAGTGGGGCGCGTCCACGCCCTGGCAGTACTTCACCGACCACCCCGATCCGGCCCTGGCCGAGGCCGTACGCCGGGGCAGGCGCGCCGAGTTCGCGGCGCACGGCTGGCGTGCCGCCGACATCCCCGACCCGCAGTCCCCCGACACCGTGCGCGCGTCGCGCCTGGACTGGTCGGAGACGTACCGCGAACCCCACGCGGCCCTGCTGGCGTGGTACCGCACCCTGATCCGCCTGCGCCGCGACCATCCCGAGGTGTCCGACCCCGATCTGCCGTCCGCGCTCCTCACATACGACGAACCCGCGGGCCGCCTGACCCTGCACCGGGGGCGCCTGCGCGTCGTGGTCAACCTGGCCGAGGAACCCGCGAGCCTCCCCGTGGGCACCGGCCCCGCCGAAGTCCTCGCGTCCTGGACCCCCGCCCGCATCGACCACGGCCTCGCCGCCACCACGCTCACCCTCGCCCCCCGTTCGACCGCGGTCGTCCGCGTGTCCCCGGCGGCGTCGCGGTAGGCGGCCGGGCGGCTACGTCTGCAGCAGCCGGGCGCGTTCGGCCTCGACGTCGAAGTGGGCGGGCGGGTACTGCGGGTCGATGTCCTCCAGGTGTTCGAGGAGGAGGCGGCTGACGGCCCAGTTGCGGTACCACTTGCGGTCGGAGGGGACGACGTACCACGGCGCGGTGTCGGTGGTGCACTTGTGGAGGACCGCCTCGTAGGCCTCCTCGTAGTCCGGCCAGTAGGCGCGTTCGTCGATGTCGCCGGGCGCGAACTTCCAGTGCTTGTCGGGGTTGTCGAGGCGTTTGAGCAGCCGTTCGCGCTGTTCCGCGTAGGAGATGTGCAGGAAGACCTTGACGACGGTCACCTCGTCGTCGTGCAGCGTCCGCTCGAAGCGGTTGATGGCCCCGAACCGGCGCGCCCACACGGGGCGGGCGACGAGGCCGCGCACGCGGGCGATCAGGACGTCCTCGTAGTGGGAGCGGTCGAAGATGCCGATGATCCCGGGGGCCGGGAGCTGGTGGCGGACGCGCCAGAGGAACGGGTGTGCGAGTTCGTCGCGGGTGGGCGTCTTGAAGGCGTGGATGTGGCAGCCGGACGGGTTGAAGTGCCCGATGACGTGCTTGACGACGCCGCCCTTGCCGGACGTGTCCATGCCTTGCAGCACCAGCAGCAGCCGCTTGCGTGATCCCCCGGCGACGGCTTGCGCGTACAGCCGCTCCTGGAGTTCGGCGAGCCGGGGCTCCATGGCGGCGATGTCGGCGAGCGCCTCGTGTTTGCCGCCGGTCCAGTGCGGCGTGGCGCGCGTGTCGGCGCCGCCGAGGTCGACGACCCCGCCGTGCAGGCGCAGCGCCGCGCGGACGGACCCCACCGCGGCGGGTGCGGGCGGCACTTCGCCGTGCACGACGCGCAGCAGCGGCGAGGCGGGTTCCACCGGGGTCAGGTGGGGGTCCCGGGGCCAGGCGTCCTTGCGCCGCGGTTCGTACGTGCGTTCGCCGAACCGTACGCCGCGCGGCCCGGCGGGGGCGTCCTCGCGGTCGGGGTCGGCGACGCCGCGCAACGGCCCGATCCTGGTGGGTTCGCGGCGTCCGGCGGACTCGCCCGGGCGCTCGGACGGCCCCGGCGCGCGTGTGCTCCCGGCGCGGCTCTCCGACACCGGCTTCCCGGACGACCGGCCACCAGCCGCGTCGGATGCGCCGGGCTTGCCGGGCTTCCCCGCTTTCCCGGTTTTCCCGGTTTTCCCGCCCGTGTCGGCCTTCCCGCCGGCCACCGCCCGCAGCCGCTTCCCCGGTTTCCCGGTCTTGGCCTGCTTGCCGGCCTTCCCCGGCGTTCCCGTCGCGTCGGAGTCCCGGCCCGCGTTCCTGCCCGTCTTCTTGGCCACGCGTCAGCCCTCCGCACCTCGTTCGGGTCAGCGTCCCTGGGGCGATCCTCCCCGACAACTCCGGCGCGCGCAGTTCGGGCGGGTCCGCCGCCGCGGCGCCGCGCGGGACGGCCGACGCGTCAGCCGTCGCGCTCCACCGCCGGAACCCGCTCGGCACCGTCCCTGGCCATCGCGACCAGCCGGGATATCGCCCGCAGGTACTTCTTCTTGTAGCCGCCGCCCAGCATCTCGTCCGAGAAGATCGCGTCGAACGGCACCCCCGACGCGACCACCGGTATCTCGCGGTCGTACATGCGGTCGGCCAGCACCACCAGGCGCAGCGCGGTCGACTGGTCGGCGACGGGGACGACACCGCGCCAGAAGACCGCGCGCACGCCTTCGAGGAGCGCGCCGTAGCGGCTGGGGTGCACGCGCGCGAGGTGGTCGAGCAGGGCGGGGAAGTCGTCGAGCGACGCGCCGTGCACGCCGGGCGCGTGGGCGGTCTTGGTGACGACCTCGTCGTCGGCCGCGGGGGCGGGGGCCTCGGGGAGGCCGCGGTGGCGGTAGTCGTCGCCGTCGATGCGCAGCGACGCGAAGTGCGCCGAGAGGCCTTGGATCTCGCGCATGAAGTCGACGGCGGCGAAGCGTCCCTCGCCGAGTTTGTCGGGCAGCGTGTTGGACGTCGCGGCGAGCTTGACGCCGGCGTCGACGAGTTTGCCCAGCAGCGTGGACACGAGGACGGTGTCGCCCGGGTCGTCGAGTTCGAATTCGTCGATGCACAGCAGCCGGTGGCCGGAAAGCGCCTGCACGGTCTGCTGGAAGCCGAGCGCGCCGACGAGGTTGGTCAGCTCGACGAAGGTGCACAGCGACTTCGGCGCGGGCGCGGCGTGCCACAGGGAGGCCAGCAGGTGGGTCTTGCCGACGCCGTAGCCGCCGTCGAGGTAGATGCCGCTCTGACCGGCCGGTGCGGCGGCTTTCTCGCGCCGGAACCAGCGGCGCTTGGGCTCGCCGCCGTGGACGGTGTTCAGCATGGCGGCGAAGTGTTCGAGGCGCCGTACGGCCTCGGCCTGGCCGGGTTGCGCGGGGTCGGGTATGTAGGTGCCGAAGCGGACGCCGTCGAACCGCGGTGGCGGAACCATTTCGGCCACCATGCGGTCGGCGGGGACGACCGGGTGGCGCGAGGCGAGGGCGACCGGTCGACCGTCCGGGTTTGCCGGGGACACGTTAGGCACGGTTATCAAGCCTACGGTGCGTGCGAAACTCGACCGCATGCGACGTCTGCTTCCCGCCCCCGCACACCCCTCGCACCCCACGAGCCCCCCGGGTCCCGCCGCGGGCGGTCCCGGCGAGGGCGCCGCTGTCGACCCGGATGTCGACCGGGATGTCGACCGGGATGTCGACCTGGACGCGGCGTACGCGTACCCCGCCGACGTCGTCGACGCGGGCCGTGCGTGGGTCCGCGCCAACATGGTCGCGAGCCTGGACGGTGCGGCGCAGGCGGACGACGGCCTCTCGGACGGCCTGTCGTCGCCCGGCGACAAGCGCGTCTTCAAGGTCCTGCGGGCGCTCGCGGACGTCGTGCTGGTCGGGGCGTCGACGGTACGCAAGGAGGGGTACCGCCCCCCGCGCCCCAACCCGGCGTACGCTCCGGCGCGCGAGGCCGCCGGGCGCCCCCCGGTGCCGGTGATCGCGGTCGCGAGCCGCGGCCTGGACCTGGACTTCTCGTCTCCGCTGTTCACCGAGGCCGTCGTGCCGACGGTGGTGCTGACCGGACCCGAGTCGGACCCGGAGCGCCTGGCCCGGGCCCGCGCGGTCGCGGACGTCGTGATCGCGGGCGGCCCCGGCGCGCCGGGCGTCGACCCGGGCGCGGCCGTCGACGCGCTGGCCGCCCGCGGCTGGACGCGGATCCTCACCGAGGGCGGCCCGCACCTGCTCGGTCAACTGGTCGCCGCGGAACGCCTCGACGAGTTGTGCCTCACCCTCGGCCCGCTGCTGCTCGGCGGCTCGGCCACACGCATCACCGACGGCCCGCGCCCGGCGGTTCCGCAGTCGATGGGCCTGCACACGCTGCTGGAGGAGGACGGCTTCCTGTTCGCACGGTACGTCCGGGGCTTTTCGGGTTAAGGAGCACTCACCACGGCCGCACACGCCCGGCCGGCAGCGGGTTGCGCGGTTGTCGGCCCCCGCCGGGCGCTCGGGTGGCATGGTGATGACAGGACCGCGTCACTTCCGGGACGAGCCGGTCGAGCCGGGCACAGAGGGAGAAAAGCGTGTACACGATCGTCCTTCTCATCGAAAAGGTCATGGACGCGGAGGACGTCGGCCTGGTCACCAGCCTCCACGAGGGCGTGGAGACGTCCTTCGTCGTGGTGCTGCCGGGCAAGGCCGACCACCACCGCCTCGTACGCGCCCTGGACGACGTCGCGCTCGGTCACCTGGAGGAGGCCGCGGAGGACGTCGAGCACCCCGCGGCGGACGACGCCGCCGACGTGACCCGCCGCACGCTCGATGTCAGCGTCGCCAACCTGACCGCGGTCGGCGTCCGGGCCGTCGGCGAGACCGCGCCCGGCGACGATCCGCTGCAGATCCTCAAGGACATCGTCGAACGGCACGCCGCCGACGAGGTCATCGTGCTGACCGCCCCGCACCTGATCGAGGAGTTCTTCCACCGCGACTGGGCCTCGCGCGCCCGCCACCGGGTGGGCGTGCCGGTGCTGAAGCTGTTCGCGCACAACACCCCGTAAGCCGGGCCCGGCGAAGCGCGTTCGTGGTGCAGAATCGTCCGTGCGAAACCGCCGGGTCCGTCGGCCCGCACCCACCACCGCACACCCGCGCAACGTGTCAGGAGCCCGCATGCCCGCCTCCGCCTCCGCCTCCCCCGCGGACCCGCCTGCGATCGACCTCGGCAGTCCGCACTTCATCGGGATCGGCGGCGCCGGGATGTCGGGGCTCGCGAAGATCCTCGCCATCCGGGGGTCCAAAGTGGCCGGCAGCGACGCGAAGGACTCGACCGCGCTGCTCGCGCTGCGCCAGCTCGGCTGCCGCGTGCACGCCGGCCACGCGGCCGAGAACGTCGGCGACGCGACGTGCGTCGTCGTCTCCAGCGCGATCCGCCCCGACAACCCCGAGCTGGTCGCCGCGCGGGAGCGCGGCATTCCGGTGGTGCACCGGGCCGACGCGCTGGCCCGGCTCATGGACGACCGCCGCGCCGTCGCGGTCGCCGGAACGCACGGCAAGACCACCACGACCAGCATGCTCGCGGTGGGCCTGATGTCGCTCGGGCTCGACCCGTCGTTCGCGATCGGCGCCGACCTCAACGAGGCCGGCAGCAACGCGCACCACGGCGACGGCGACATCTTCGTCGCGGAGGCGGACGAAAGCGACCGCAGCTTCCTGAAGTACGCGCCCGAGGTCGCCGTCGTCCTCAACGTCGAGCTGGACCACCACGCCAACTACGCGTCGCTGGACGAAGTCCTCGACGCCTTCGAGGCGTTCGCCCGGCGCATCGTCCCGGGCGGCACCCTCGTGCTGTCCGCCGACGACGCCGGTGCCGGCACACTGCGCGCCCGGCTCGCCGCGTCCGCGCCCGACCTCGCCGTCGTCACCGTCGGCGAGAGCGACTCCGCGGATCTCCGGATCGCCAAGGTCGAGCAGCAGGGCCTGGCGAGCACGGTGACGGTACGCGGCCGGGGCGGCGCCGAGCACGTCTTC is from Yinghuangia sp. ASG 101 and encodes:
- the treZ gene encoding malto-oligosyltrehalose trehalohydrolase, which translates into the protein MTRLAVWAPDASAVELVTRTPTTAAARRAMHQGDGPGWWHLTVPSLAHGDDYAFSLDGGPPLPDPRAVWQPGGPEEPSRVYDHGRFAWTDTSWRGRALPGGVVYELHVGTFTDAGTFDAAIERLDHLVRLGVTHVELMPVAAFPGRHGWGYDGVCLWAVHEPYGGPDGLKRFVDAAHARGLAVVLDVVHNHLGPSGNQLPRYGPYFTDRYHTPWGSAVNLDGPGSDEVRAFLRGSALAWLRDFHIDGLRLDAVHELADRRAVPFLEELSDAVDRLGTALGKPLFLIAESDLNDPRVVTPRESGGLGIHAQWSDDFHHALHALLTGERQGYYTDFGSMATLAKTYRAAWLHDGTWSTFRGRHHGRPLDPSRTPGHRFLGYLQNHDQVGNRATGDRISALLSPDLLAAAAALVLTAPFTPMLFMGEEWGASTPWQYFTDHPDPALAEAVRRGRRAEFAAHGWRAADIPDPQSPDTVRASRLDWSETYREPHAALLAWYRTLIRLRRDHPEVSDPDLPSALLTYDEPAGRLTLHRGRLRVVVNLAEEPASLPVGTGPAEVLASWTPARIDHGLAATTLTLAPRSTAVVRVSPAASR
- a CDS encoding pyrimidine reductase family protein, with the translated sequence MRRLLPAPAHPSHPTSPPGPAAGGPGEGAAVDPDVDRDVDRDVDLDAAYAYPADVVDAGRAWVRANMVASLDGAAQADDGLSDGLSSPGDKRVFKVLRALADVVLVGASTVRKEGYRPPRPNPAYAPAREAAGRPPVPVIAVASRGLDLDFSSPLFTEAVVPTVVLTGPESDPERLARARAVADVVIAGGPGAPGVDPGAAVDALAARGWTRILTEGGPHLLGQLVAAERLDELCLTLGPLLLGGSATRITDGPRPAVPQSMGLHTLLEEDGFLFARYVRGFSG
- a CDS encoding PPK2 family polyphosphate kinase, with the translated sequence MGSVRAALRLHGGVVDLGGADTRATPHWTGGKHEALADIAAMEPRLAELQERLYAQAVAGGSRKRLLLVLQGMDTSGKGGVVKHVIGHFNPSGCHIHAFKTPTRDELAHPFLWRVRHQLPAPGIIGIFDRSHYEDVLIARVRGLVARPVWARRFGAINRFERTLHDDEVTVVKVFLHISYAEQRERLLKRLDNPDKHWKFAPGDIDERAYWPDYEEAYEAVLHKCTTDTAPWYVVPSDRKWYRNWAVSRLLLEHLEDIDPQYPPAHFDVEAERARLLQT
- the murC gene encoding UDP-N-acetylmuramate--L-alanine ligase, whose product is MPASASASPADPPAIDLGSPHFIGIGGAGMSGLAKILAIRGSKVAGSDAKDSTALLALRQLGCRVHAGHAAENVGDATCVVVSSAIRPDNPELVAARERGIPVVHRADALARLMDDRRAVAVAGTHGKTTTTSMLAVGLMSLGLDPSFAIGADLNEAGSNAHHGDGDIFVAEADESDRSFLKYAPEVAVVLNVELDHHANYASLDEVLDAFEAFARRIVPGGTLVLSADDAGAGTLRARLAASAPDLAVVTVGESDSADLRIAKVEQQGLASTVTVRGRGGAEHVFGIGVPGRVNASNAVMALAVGLALGIEPAEMGAALGKYQGVRRRFQLKGEAGGVRVVDSYAHHPTEIAADLETARGAVGDGRVIAVFQPHLFSRTQQLGTEMGRALAAADIALVMDIYAAREDPQPGITSHIIAHSALDHGGLVRMEHSWSEVPNVVARIARPRDLVLTMGAGDVTLLGPEILESVKAFRTGEATPAGTAAEDAGRD
- the zapE gene encoding cell division protein ZapE; the encoded protein is MVAEMVPPPRFDGVRFGTYIPDPAQPGQAEAVRRLEHFAAMLNTVHGGEPKRRWFRREKAAAPAGQSGIYLDGGYGVGKTHLLASLWHAAPAPKSLCTFVELTNLVGALGFQQTVQALSGHRLLCIDEFELDDPGDTVLVSTLLGKLVDAGVKLAATSNTLPDKLGEGRFAAVDFMREIQGLSAHFASLRIDGDDYRHRGLPEAPAPAADDEVVTKTAHAPGVHGASLDDFPALLDHLARVHPSRYGALLEGVRAVFWRGVVPVADQSTALRLVVLADRMYDREIPVVASGVPFDAIFSDEMLGGGYKKKYLRAISRLVAMARDGAERVPAVERDG
- a CDS encoding indole-3-glycerol phosphate synthase, whose protein sequence is MYTIVLLIEKVMDAEDVGLVTSLHEGVETSFVVVLPGKADHHRLVRALDDVALGHLEEAAEDVEHPAADDAADVTRRTLDVSVANLTAVGVRAVGETAPGDDPLQILKDIVERHAADEVIVLTAPHLIEEFFHRDWASRARHRVGVPVLKLFAHNTP